In a genomic window of Amblyomma americanum isolate KBUSLIRL-KWMA chromosome 4, ASM5285725v1, whole genome shotgun sequence:
- the LOC144129857 gene encoding uncharacterized protein LOC144129857: MADAGKSPSSPRSPRLPHKSSHSHRAHDPLRSPHHGKRKKPRTRVVFDKENAASRSPVSPLSPAVYSRSASPDPPSSPRAVDWPLRFLRFSGRVYPEPPHSPSIPLESAPAEASGKSPRDSETGEPPRDWGVALVCMALVGTTFYVMWHRSRRPQALVATVCTTESCLNYTKLLRDAMDEDENPCDDFYQHVCGSWLSTRDSGNTVLLSAWDSFALTVASKFQTLYVPKEEQASVQKAALYWQACLSVLNSSNVPGVKQALEGAGIAWPQRSPEPDFLRAMFFMSERANMPVFIQLTTVKTNSSAYLLYFGQWAMFNQKMMSLAMMCRTKRLANHVQVLFESFGGTDHSRLSELIKQFEGMTEFIVRYSNESYRRDKKRYSNSTAFLQFTPTVSLEKWNSLYESYRGVSVGGARGVYIVGVEYFAAVFRLHQKYGDAVMNDIVEGLAVENLIAFTEPRILESFYGNAEEARRAVQSNCFAFSYDIFGYAVNHFFLRSKTVPYEQVTQLAEDVRKELPKLLSGNSSLLTRAANGSNFGTVFGVMERSRPGGYLSRYADYPDMTNDPLRNWMLVVKHGKKVDKHEAPYLKHSIHDHVKFKGFRLMMPELLFPVFASDAHWAIRYGGLGARIAAALLCDYIEGSGKANEVYRANHDCLFGKVTKPVDANLQVAVACAGIVLRLFELARSKAADGDPLFMDTPHFRAEKLPFIFGCHLLCGENGGKELCNTPVRHSADFARVFDCPRDSPMNPSKKCWMLPP, translated from the exons GTCGCCGGTGTCACCGCTGTCCCCTGCCGTGTACAGCCGGTCAGCTTCACCCGATCCTCCGTCCTCGCCGCGGGCGGTCGACTGGCCCCTGCGCTTCCTGCGATTCTCCGGGCGCGTCTACCCGGAACCTCCTCACTCTCCGTCGATTCCCTTAGAAAGCGCTCCGGCCGAGGCG agcggcaagtcGCCACGCGACTCTGAGACTGGGGAACCGCCGCGTGACTGGGGAG TGGCTCTCGTCTGCATGGCTCTCGTCGGCACCACCTTCTACGTCATGTGGCACAGAAGCAGGCGACCGCAGGCCCTTGTCGCGACGGTGTGCACGACGGAGTCTTGCCTGAATTACACCAAGCTACTGCGCGACGCCATGGACGAGGACGAAAATCCGTGCGACGACTTCTACCAGCACGTCTGCGGTTCGTGGCTTAGCACTCGCGATAGTGGAAACACTGTGCTCCTTTCAGCCTGGGATAGCTTCGCGCTCACCGTGGCCTCCAAGTTTCAAACTCTCTATGTGCCCAAGGAAGAGCAGGCGTCCGTTCAGAAGGCGGCCCTTTACTGGCAGGCGTGCCTGAGCGTTCTGAACAGTTCCAACGTACCCGGTGTCAAGCAGGCACTGGAAGGAGCCGGCATTGCCTGGCCGCAACGTAGTCCCGAGCCAGATTTCCTCCGTGCGATGTTTTTCATGTCAGAGCGAGCCAACATGCCTGTCTTCATACAACTCACGACCGTAAAAACCAACTCCTCGGCGTACCTATTGTATTTCGGCCAGTGGGCGATGTTCAATCAAAAAATGATGTCGCTCGCCATGATGTGCAGGACAAAGCGACTGGCTAATCACGTGCAAGTTCTGTTTGAAAGCTTCGGTGGCACGGATCATTCTCGTCTCAGCGAACTGATTAAGCAGTTTGAAGGTATGACCGAATTCATCGTCCGCTACTCTAACGAATCTTATAGGAGGGACAAGAAGAGATATTCCAACTCAACGGCATTCCTCCAGTTCACGCCAACAGTGTCGCTGGAGAAGTGGAACTCGCTGTACGAGAGCTACCGAGGTGTCAGTGTCGGCGGCGCCCGAGGAGTCTACATCGTGGGCGTTGAGTACTTTGCGGCCGTTTTCCGGCTGCACCAAAAATACGGAGACGCAGTTATGAACGACATCGTTGAAGGACTTGCCGTCGAAAATCTCATCGCCTTCACTGAACCTCGCATTCTCGAGAGCTTTTACGGGAACGCTGAAGAGGCTAGGAGAGCCGTGCAGAGCAACTGCTTTGCATTCAGTTACGACATCTTCGGTTACGCCGTGAACCATTTTTTCCTGAGGTCGAAAACCGTGCCTTATGAACAAGTAACGCAACTGGCAGAAGACGTTCGCAAAGAGTTGCCCAAGCTACTTAGCGGAAATTCTTCTCTTCTGACACGGGCAGCGAACGGAAGCAATTTCGGAACTGTCTTTGGCGTCATGGAGAGATCTCGGCCCGGCGGTTATCTTTCCCGGTACGCAGACTATCCGGACATGACGAATGACCCGCTCAGAAATTGGATGCTCGTGGTAAAGCACGGCAAAAAGGTCGATAAACATGAAGCTCCCTACCTCAAGCATAGCATACACGACCATGTCAAGttcaaaggctttcgccttatgATGCCCGAGCTCCTCTTCCCTGTATTCGCCAGCGACGCTCACTGGGCGATCCGGTACGGCGGCCTCGGCGCGCGAATAGCAGCCGCCCTGCTTTGCGACTACATCGAGGGCAGCGGGAAAGCCAACGAGGTCTACCGGGCCAACCACGATTGCCTTTTCGGCAAAGTAACAAAGCCCGTCGACGCGAACCTTCAGGTCGCCGTAGCATGCGCAGGGATCGTATTGCGCCTTTTCGAGCTGGCGAGGTCGAAGGCGGCAGACGGCGATCCGCTGTTCATGGACACGCCGCATTTCAGGGCGGAGAAGCTTCCTTTCATATTCGGATGTCACCTGCTGTGCGGCGAGAATGGTGGAAAAGAACTGTGCAACACGCCTGTGAGGCACAGCGCCGACTTTGCGCGGGTGTTCGACTGTCCTCGGGACTCGCCGATGAACCCATCGAAAAAGTGCTGGATGCTTCCCCCTTAA